A section of the Streptomyces sp. NBC_00178 genome encodes:
- a CDS encoding SigE family RNA polymerase sigma factor, producing the protein MTHESQADFAEFTALAWPRLVRTAHMLTGDFHEAEDLVQTTLVKVYARWRKIPRAEVDVYMRRALVNNNISRLRKKRIAHLLMPFLPESAHRHRGHAESVEDSAVLMQALSALSARQRAVMVLRYWEDMSEQQIAAALNCSVGTVKTHARRGLEVLRAHPLLALRPADQEAKS; encoded by the coding sequence GTGACGCACGAGAGCCAGGCAGACTTCGCCGAGTTCACCGCACTGGCCTGGCCCCGCCTGGTGCGTACGGCCCACATGCTGACCGGCGACTTCCACGAGGCCGAGGACCTCGTCCAGACCACGCTGGTCAAGGTGTACGCACGATGGCGGAAGATTCCGCGCGCCGAAGTCGACGTGTACATGCGCAGGGCTCTGGTCAACAACAACATCAGCCGGTTACGCAAGAAGCGCATAGCCCACCTGTTGATGCCGTTCCTGCCCGAGTCGGCCCACCGGCACCGCGGCCACGCCGAGTCCGTCGAGGACAGCGCCGTCCTCATGCAGGCCCTGTCGGCCCTGTCCGCCCGTCAGCGTGCCGTCATGGTGCTCCGCTACTGGGAGGACATGAGCGAGCAGCAGATCGCCGCGGCCCTGAACTGCTCGGTGGGCACGGTCAAGACGCATGCCCGCCGAGGTCTGGAGGTCCTGCGCGCCCATCCACTGCTCGCCCTCCGCCCGGCCGACCAGGAAGCGAAGAGCTGA
- a CDS encoding VOC family protein: MASIRQVQVTFDCADPERVARFWCEVLGYVVPPPPDGFTDWDAYGRSLPPERQGAGFVCVDPSGAGPRLYFQRVPEGKVVKNRVHLDVRVGTGLVGEERLAALEAECGRLLALGATRVQLQVADAYDESCLTMQDIEGNEFCLD; this comes from the coding sequence ATGGCGTCCATCAGGCAGGTCCAGGTCACCTTCGACTGTGCAGACCCCGAGCGCGTCGCTCGGTTCTGGTGCGAGGTGCTCGGATACGTCGTCCCGCCGCCGCCCGACGGGTTCACCGACTGGGACGCGTACGGCCGCTCGCTGCCGCCCGAGCGTCAGGGGGCGGGTTTCGTCTGTGTCGACCCCTCGGGTGCGGGCCCGCGCCTGTACTTCCAGCGCGTCCCCGAGGGCAAGGTCGTCAAGAACCGGGTGCACCTCGACGTCAGGGTCGGCACCGGGCTCGTGGGGGAGGAGCGCCTGGCCGCCCTCGAGGCCGAGTGCGGACGGCTGCTCGCCCTCGGTGCGACCCGTGTACAGCTGCAGGTCGCCGACGCGTACGACGAGTCGTGCCTGACGATGCAGGACATCGAGGGCAACGAATTCTGTCTCGACTGA
- a CDS encoding discoidin domain-containing protein translates to MPLATWSPPRGRVRSGLASAVVTALAATLLAVVPASAAHAAPVLLSQGKPVTASSQEHYGTAAAGAVDGDLGTRWSSAASDGQWLQVDLGSPVPLSQVVLRWEAAYAKAYRIELSTDGASWSTAYATTTGAGGTESVAVSGSARYVRMQGVTRATGYGYSLWEFQVFGGGDGGGPTLPGGGDLGPNVHIIDPSTPDIQGRLDQVFEQQESAQFGTGRHAFLLKPGTYDNLNAQIGFYTQIAGLGLRPDDTTINGDVTVDAGWFNGNATQNFWRGAENLAVAPVSGTNRWAVSQASSFRRMHVKGGLNLAPDGYGWASGGYIADSKVDGQVGNYSQQQWYTRDSTIGGWSNSVWNQTFSGVEGAPATGFPEPRYTTLATTPVSREKPFLYLDGGEYKVFAPAMRTNARGTTWANGTPQGESIPLSRFYVVKPGATAATINQALAQGLHLLFTPGIYHVDRTIDVDRANTIVLGLGLATIIPDNGVTAMKVADVDGVRLAGFLIDAGRVNSPTLLEVGPQGAGADHSANPTTVQDVYVRIGGAGAGKATTSVVVNSDDAIIDHTWVWRADHGEGVGWETNRADYGVRVNGDDVLATGLFVEHFNKYDVEWFGERGRTIFYQNEKAYDAPDQAAIQNGATKGFAAYRVDDSVTTHEAWGLGSYCNYNVDPGIRQDHGFKAPVKPGVKFHSLLTVSLGGNGHYEHVINDTGASTVPAGTSTVPSTVVSYP, encoded by the coding sequence ATGCCCCTGGCGACCTGGTCGCCACCCCGTGGGCGCGTGCGCAGCGGCCTCGCGAGTGCGGTCGTCACCGCGCTGGCCGCGACGCTCCTGGCCGTGGTCCCGGCGTCGGCGGCGCACGCCGCACCGGTGCTGCTGTCCCAGGGGAAGCCGGTCACGGCGTCCAGTCAGGAGCACTACGGGACCGCGGCGGCCGGGGCCGTCGACGGGGACCTCGGTACCCGCTGGTCGAGTGCCGCGTCCGACGGTCAGTGGCTCCAGGTGGACCTGGGCAGTCCGGTCCCGCTCAGCCAGGTGGTGCTGCGGTGGGAAGCCGCGTACGCCAAGGCCTACCGGATCGAGCTGTCGACGGACGGCGCCTCCTGGTCGACGGCCTACGCGACCACGACCGGGGCGGGCGGCACGGAGAGCGTCGCCGTATCAGGCTCCGCCCGCTACGTGCGGATGCAGGGCGTGACGCGAGCGACCGGATACGGTTACTCACTCTGGGAGTTCCAGGTCTTCGGCGGAGGTGACGGCGGCGGCCCGACCCTGCCCGGGGGCGGCGACCTGGGACCCAACGTCCACATCATCGACCCCTCCACCCCGGACATCCAGGGCCGGCTGGACCAGGTCTTCGAGCAGCAGGAGTCCGCACAGTTCGGCACCGGCCGCCACGCCTTCCTGCTCAAGCCGGGCACGTACGACAACCTCAACGCGCAGATCGGCTTCTACACCCAGATCGCCGGACTCGGGCTGCGCCCCGACGACACGACCATCAACGGTGACGTGACCGTCGACGCGGGCTGGTTCAACGGCAACGCCACGCAGAACTTCTGGCGAGGCGCCGAGAACCTGGCCGTGGCTCCGGTCAGCGGAACCAACCGGTGGGCCGTCTCGCAGGCCTCGTCGTTCCGCCGTATGCACGTCAAGGGCGGGCTCAACCTGGCGCCCGACGGATACGGCTGGGCGAGTGGCGGATACATCGCGGACAGCAAGGTCGACGGGCAGGTCGGCAACTACTCGCAGCAGCAGTGGTACACCCGCGACAGTACGATCGGCGGCTGGTCCAACTCCGTCTGGAACCAGACCTTCTCAGGCGTCGAGGGCGCGCCGGCCACCGGTTTCCCCGAGCCGCGCTACACCACCCTCGCCACCACCCCGGTCTCCCGTGAGAAGCCGTTCCTCTATCTGGACGGCGGCGAGTACAAGGTGTTCGCTCCCGCCATGCGGACCAACGCCCGGGGCACGACGTGGGCGAACGGCACCCCTCAGGGGGAGTCGATCCCGCTGAGCAGGTTCTACGTCGTCAAGCCGGGTGCCACCGCCGCCACCATCAACCAGGCACTCGCCCAGGGTCTGCACCTGCTGTTCACCCCGGGGATCTACCACGTCGACCGGACGATCGACGTCGACCGCGCGAACACGATCGTGCTCGGCCTGGGCCTGGCGACGATCATCCCCGACAACGGAGTGACGGCCATGAAGGTCGCCGACGTCGACGGCGTCCGGCTGGCGGGCTTCCTGATCGACGCCGGCCGCGTCAACTCACCCACCCTCCTCGAGGTCGGCCCCCAGGGCGCGGGCGCGGACCACTCGGCCAACCCCACCACGGTCCAGGACGTCTACGTCCGCATCGGCGGGGCCGGCGCCGGCAAGGCGACCACGAGCGTGGTCGTCAACAGTGACGACGCCATCATCGACCACACCTGGGTGTGGCGGGCCGACCACGGCGAGGGCGTCGGCTGGGAGACCAACCGCGCCGACTACGGGGTCCGCGTCAACGGCGACGACGTACTCGCCACCGGCCTGTTCGTCGAGCACTTCAACAAGTACGACGTCGAATGGTTCGGCGAGCGCGGCCGCACGATCTTCTACCAGAACGAGAAGGCGTACGACGCGCCCGACCAGGCCGCCATCCAGAACGGTGCCACGAAGGGCTTCGCCGCCTACCGCGTCGACGACTCCGTCACCACCCACGAGGCCTGGGGCCTGGGGAGTTACTGCAACTACAACGTCGACCCGGGCATTCGTCAGGACCACGGATTCAAGGCCCCGGTCAAGCCCGGCGTGAAGTTCCACAGCCTGCTCACCGTCTCCCTGGGCGGCAACGGCCACTACGAGCACGTCATCAACGACACCGGGGCCTCGACCGTGCCCGCCGGCACCTCCACCGTGCCCTCGACGGTCGTCTCGTACCCCTGA
- a CDS encoding discoidin domain-containing protein, which translates to MLGALLASSLTLTPSSPAQAAETLLSQGRPATASSQEGEGYSASAAVDGNLTGTRWSSERRDGEWIQVDLGASRSLSRVVLTWEAAYGKNYEIQASDNGTDWRTLKTVTGSDGGTDEAAVSGSGRYVRMQGVTRAGGYGYSLWEFQVYGGDGTTNPPQGGAVKVTGSQGNWQLTVGGQPYTVKGLTWGPSVADAPRYLPDVKSMGANTIRTWGTDGSTKPLLDAAAAQGIRVINGFWLQPGGGPGSGGCVNYVTDATYKSTMLTEFAKWVDAYRSHPATLMWNVGNESVLGLQNCYSGTELEAQRNAYTSFVNDVAKKIHSIDPDHPVTSTDAWTGAWPYYKRNAPDLDLYSMNSYGNLCKVRQDWTDGGYTKPYIITETGPAGEWEVPDDANGIPDEPTDVQKAEGYTKAWGCITGHQGVALGATMFHYGVEHDFGGIWFNLVPDGLKRLSYYAVKKAYAGSTAGDNTPPVVTNMAVTPATGAPAGREFTVRADIRDPDGDQITPKIFLSGNYANGDKRLVEAQWRSTGNGTFAVTAPDKLGVWKVYVQAEDGHGNAGIETKSVKVVAPPVAGTNVALNRPTTASSYQTQYGDCPCAPALATDGNPTTRWASDWSDPQWIQVDLGAAKAIRTVQLVWDPAYAKSYEVQVSDDGTNWRPVHSTTAGNGDIDTIDLSVTARHVRLQLTARGTGWGYSLHEFGVYS; encoded by the coding sequence ATGCTGGGTGCCCTCCTGGCGTCCTCGCTGACCCTGACCCCGTCCTCACCGGCACAGGCGGCGGAGACGCTGCTCTCCCAGGGCAGGCCTGCCACGGCCTCCTCGCAGGAAGGCGAGGGCTACAGCGCGTCCGCCGCCGTCGACGGCAACCTGACCGGCACCCGCTGGTCCAGCGAGCGGCGTGACGGCGAATGGATCCAGGTCGACCTCGGGGCGAGCAGGAGCCTCAGCAGGGTCGTCCTCACCTGGGAGGCCGCCTACGGCAAGAACTACGAGATCCAGGCGTCCGACAACGGCACCGACTGGCGCACGCTGAAGACGGTCACCGGCAGCGACGGCGGCACGGACGAGGCCGCCGTCTCCGGCTCCGGCCGGTACGTCCGTATGCAGGGCGTCACGCGCGCCGGCGGCTACGGGTACTCCCTGTGGGAGTTCCAGGTCTACGGCGGCGACGGCACCACCAACCCGCCCCAGGGCGGCGCCGTCAAGGTCACCGGCTCCCAGGGCAACTGGCAGCTGACCGTCGGAGGGCAGCCGTACACGGTCAAGGGACTCACCTGGGGTCCGTCCGTCGCGGACGCCCCCAGGTACCTCCCCGACGTGAAGTCCATGGGCGCCAACACCATCCGTACGTGGGGCACCGACGGCTCCACGAAGCCGCTCCTCGACGCCGCGGCCGCCCAGGGCATACGGGTCATCAACGGCTTCTGGCTCCAGCCCGGCGGGGGCCCCGGCTCCGGGGGGTGCGTCAACTACGTCACCGACGCGACGTACAAGAGCACCATGCTCACCGAGTTCGCGAAGTGGGTCGACGCCTACAGGAGCCACCCGGCGACCCTGATGTGGAACGTCGGCAACGAGTCCGTCCTCGGCCTGCAGAACTGCTACAGCGGCACCGAACTGGAGGCGCAGCGCAACGCGTACACCTCGTTCGTGAACGACGTCGCCAAGAAGATCCACTCCATCGACCCCGACCACCCCGTCACCTCGACCGACGCCTGGACCGGAGCCTGGCCGTACTACAAGCGGAACGCCCCGGACCTCGACCTGTACTCGATGAACTCCTACGGCAACCTGTGCAAGGTGCGCCAGGACTGGACCGACGGCGGCTACACGAAGCCCTACATCATCACCGAGACCGGTCCGGCGGGGGAGTGGGAGGTCCCCGACGACGCCAACGGCATTCCGGACGAGCCGACCGACGTCCAGAAGGCTGAGGGCTACACCAAGGCGTGGGGCTGCATCACCGGCCACCAGGGCGTCGCTCTGGGCGCGACGATGTTCCACTACGGCGTGGAGCACGACTTCGGCGGCATCTGGTTCAACCTGGTGCCCGACGGCCTGAAGCGGCTGTCGTACTACGCGGTCAAGAAGGCGTACGCCGGCTCCACCGCGGGCGACAACACCCCGCCGGTCGTCACGAACATGGCCGTGACTCCGGCCACCGGGGCCCCCGCCGGCCGTGAGTTCACCGTGCGCGCCGACATCCGCGATCCCGACGGGGACCAGATCACCCCCAAGATCTTCCTCAGCGGGAACTACGCCAACGGCGACAAGCGGCTCGTCGAGGCGCAGTGGCGCTCCACCGGCAACGGCACCTTCGCCGTGACCGCGCCCGACAAACTGGGCGTCTGGAAGGTCTACGTCCAGGCCGAGGACGGTCACGGCAACGCCGGCATCGAGACGAAGTCCGTCAAGGTGGTCGCACCGCCCGTGGCGGGCACCAACGTCGCCCTGAACCGGCCCACCACCGCCTCCTCGTACCAGACCCAGTACGGCGACTGCCCCTGCGCGCCCGCCCTGGCCACGGACGGGAACCCCACGACCCGGTGGGCCAGCGACTGGAGCGACCCGCAGTGGATCCAGGTCGACCTCGGTGCTGCCAAGGCCATCCGCACGGTGCAGCTCGTGTGGGACCCCGCCTACGCCAAGTCCTATGAGGTGCAGGTCTCCGACGACGGCACCAACTGGCGCCCGGTCCACTCCACGACGGCCGGCAACGGGGACATCGACACGATCGACCTGTCCGTCACCGCACGTCACGTCCGTCTCCAGCTGACGGCCCGGGGCACCGGATGGGGCTACTCCCTGCACGAGTTCGGCGTCTACAGCTGA
- a CDS encoding septum formation family protein: MSFGVTSRSLRGISVVVALLAIGASGCSDEGDANKHAVSSLATGDCYNLDGTSSSSEEPAVHSVSCEEPHVGQVVDEFKIDDEESFPGDDAVAVIADGRCPAAAEKFAPDPWALPEGVDVFYYHPSKTSWAAGDRAVSCAYTSTTGEFSGSLKSDPLDDDQLAYLKGSAAVYEALWSHQPEGEKAADDLPGYKKQAGAVAAALDTHLQTLRGIEQPETGKLREELEKAEAEWKTAAAAGDADSFQTAYDAAFAGLDPSKSVAARKELKLATTVPADEAEGWAG; the protein is encoded by the coding sequence ATGTCTTTCGGTGTCACGTCCCGTTCCCTGCGCGGTATATCCGTCGTCGTCGCACTTCTCGCCATCGGCGCTTCGGGCTGCTCCGACGAGGGCGACGCGAACAAGCACGCGGTCTCCTCCCTCGCCACCGGTGACTGCTACAACCTGGACGGTACGTCCAGCTCTTCCGAGGAGCCCGCTGTCCACTCCGTGTCGTGCGAGGAACCGCACGTGGGGCAGGTCGTCGACGAGTTCAAGATCGACGACGAGGAGTCCTTCCCCGGGGACGACGCGGTCGCGGTGATCGCCGACGGCCGGTGCCCGGCCGCGGCGGAGAAGTTCGCTCCGGACCCCTGGGCACTGCCCGAGGGGGTCGACGTCTTCTACTACCACCCCTCGAAGACGAGCTGGGCGGCGGGCGACCGTGCCGTGAGCTGTGCCTACACCAGCACGACGGGCGAGTTCTCGGGCTCGCTGAAGAGCGACCCCCTGGACGACGACCAGCTCGCGTACCTCAAGGGTTCGGCGGCCGTCTACGAGGCCCTGTGGTCCCACCAGCCCGAGGGCGAGAAGGCCGCCGACGACCTCCCCGGATACAAGAAGCAGGCCGGCGCCGTGGCAGCGGCGCTCGACACCCACCTCCAGACGCTGCGGGGCATCGAGCAGCCCGAGACCGGCAAGCTGCGCGAGGAGTTGGAGAAGGCCGAAGCCGAGTGGAAGACGGCGGCAGCCGCCGGCGACGCCGACTCGTTCCAGACCGCCTACGACGCGGCGTTCGCCGGGCTCGACCCCAGCAAGTCGGTCGCCGCCCGCAAGGAACTGAAGCTCGCCACGACCGTCCCGGCCGACGAGGCCGAGGGCTGGGCAGGCTGA
- a CDS encoding VOC family protein → MEHVLGIGGYFMRAADPAALSAWYRDRLGLDADASGLWRQDDGPTVFATFDADTDYFGSRAQRSMVNFRVRDLDAMLAQLRAGGADVAQETQDMEGVGRFGWVTDPEGNRIELWQPA, encoded by the coding sequence ATGGAACATGTGCTTGGAATCGGTGGCTACTTCATGCGTGCCGCCGACCCGGCGGCTTTGAGCGCCTGGTACCGCGACCGCTTGGGCCTCGACGCCGACGCGTCCGGCCTGTGGCGTCAGGACGACGGGCCGACGGTCTTCGCGACGTTCGATGCCGACACCGACTACTTCGGTTCCCGTGCTCAGCGATCCATGGTCAACTTCCGGGTCCGCGACCTCGATGCGATGCTCGCGCAGCTGCGCGCCGGGGGAGCGGACGTGGCACAGGAGACGCAGGACATGGAGGGTGTCGGCAGATTCGGCTGGGTCACCGACCCAGAGGGTAACCGGATCGAGTTGTGGCAGCCCGCCTGA
- the fabV gene encoding enoyl-[acyl-carrier-protein] reductase FabV: MSERVIAPKSRGFLFLDSHPTGCRRLVDEMWQAVPEPVPAGGEGPVALIIGSSAGYGLAATIAGLARVGIRGIGVCFEKAPARRTGTAGWYRTAATARLARQHGRDMVFLNGDAFSDTMKEQVAGLLAERFGGRLDFLIYSVAAPRRTDPDTGHVHASVLKPIGSPCTTKTLVFDDDGAPEVKEVTTPPAEGDDVEQTVAVMGGTDWERWITYLDDRSLLAEGFATVALSYIGSPLTAGIYRQGTIGAAKSHLEATARALDERLGKALGGRALTSVNAAAVTQSSTAIPGIARYVGLLRGVLGDAMVSPTGQLVELWDQLTGDGPLVLDEEGRIRLDTWELDPAVQDAVAERWSVATSDTVPELADLDWFGDEVRRLYGFSVPGVDYSAAVDTEVAWPTRIN; encoded by the coding sequence GTGAGCGAACGCGTCATCGCGCCCAAGAGCCGGGGCTTCCTGTTCCTCGACTCCCATCCCACCGGCTGCCGACGGCTCGTGGACGAGATGTGGCAGGCCGTGCCCGAGCCCGTGCCCGCCGGGGGTGAGGGGCCGGTGGCCCTGATCATCGGCTCGTCCGCGGGGTACGGCCTGGCCGCCACGATCGCGGGCCTGGCCCGGGTCGGCATCCGTGGCATCGGCGTGTGCTTCGAGAAGGCGCCGGCGCGGCGCACCGGAACGGCCGGCTGGTACCGCACCGCCGCCACCGCCCGGCTCGCGCGTCAGCACGGGAGGGACATGGTCTTCCTCAACGGGGATGCCTTCAGCGACACCATGAAGGAGCAGGTCGCCGGCCTCCTGGCCGAGCGCTTCGGGGGACGGCTCGACTTCCTGATCTACTCCGTGGCCGCTCCCCGCCGCACCGACCCCGACACCGGCCACGTCCATGCCTCGGTCCTCAAGCCGATCGGCTCGCCCTGCACCACCAAGACGCTCGTCTTCGACGACGACGGTGCCCCGGAGGTGAAGGAGGTCACCACCCCGCCGGCGGAAGGCGACGACGTCGAGCAGACCGTGGCAGTGATGGGCGGCACCGACTGGGAGCGCTGGATCACCTACCTGGACGACCGGTCCCTGCTCGCCGAAGGCTTCGCGACCGTGGCCCTGTCCTACATCGGCTCGCCGCTCACCGCGGGGATCTACCGGCAGGGCACCATCGGCGCCGCGAAGTCCCATCTGGAAGCCACCGCACGCGCGTTGGACGAGCGCCTGGGCAAGGCCCTGGGGGGCCGTGCCCTGACTTCGGTCAACGCCGCTGCCGTCACCCAGTCCTCCACCGCCATTCCCGGCATCGCCCGGTACGTCGGGCTGCTCCGGGGGGTTCTCGGCGACGCCATGGTCTCCCCGACGGGCCAACTGGTGGAGCTGTGGGACCAGCTGACGGGCGACGGTCCGCTCGTCCTCGACGAGGAGGGCCGGATCCGCCTCGACACCTGGGAACTCGATCCCGCCGTCCAGGACGCCGTCGCCGAGCGCTGGAGCGTGGCCACCAGCGACACCGTCCCGGAGCTCGCCGATCTCGACTGGTTCGGTGACGAGGTCCGACGTCTGTACGGTTTCTCGGTTCCGGGCGTCGACTACTCCGCCGCTGTCGACACCGAGGTCGCCTGGCCCACCCGGATCAACTGA
- a CDS encoding LLM class flavin-dependent oxidoreductase, with translation MTASVPLSLLDLAYINAGETAADSFRASVDLAQHAETWGFRRIWYAEHHNMSIVGSAAPSVLIAHIAAQTRTIRLGAGGVMLPNHAPLSVAEQFGTLETLYPGRIDLGLGRAPGGDMQTMRAMRRDPESGDTFPDDVVELRGYLSDETLVPGVEATPGKGSGVPLYILGSSLFGAGLAAALGLPFAFASHFAPGALLDAADLYRSEFRPSAQLERPYLIAGVNVVAADTEQEAQDHFLAAKRRRVIQLLGRAGVDVPAHAASTVLETPVGKQVLGQVDQELNYAAVGTPAEVRDYLDRFTTATQADELITTSLPVDRKAWLRSAELLAEAAGPRDS, from the coding sequence ATGACCGCGTCCGTCCCCCTCTCCCTCCTGGACCTGGCGTACATCAACGCCGGTGAGACAGCAGCCGACAGTTTCCGGGCCAGCGTGGACCTGGCGCAGCACGCCGAGACGTGGGGATTCCGACGCATCTGGTATGCCGAACATCACAACATGTCGATCGTGGGCTCCGCCGCCCCCTCCGTGCTCATAGCGCACATCGCGGCGCAGACGCGGACCATCCGGCTCGGAGCGGGCGGCGTCATGCTGCCCAACCACGCCCCCCTGTCCGTCGCGGAGCAGTTCGGAACGCTCGAAACGCTCTACCCCGGTCGCATCGATCTCGGTCTGGGGCGCGCGCCGGGCGGCGACATGCAGACCATGCGTGCCATGCGCCGGGACCCTGAGTCCGGCGACACCTTCCCGGACGACGTGGTCGAGCTGCGCGGATACCTGAGTGACGAGACCCTGGTCCCGGGTGTCGAGGCGACGCCGGGGAAGGGTTCCGGTGTCCCCCTGTACATCCTCGGCTCCTCCCTCTTCGGGGCCGGCCTGGCGGCGGCGCTCGGTCTGCCCTTCGCCTTCGCCTCCCACTTCGCGCCCGGCGCGCTGCTGGACGCGGCCGACCTGTACCGAAGCGAGTTCCGGCCCTCCGCGCAGCTGGAGAGGCCGTATCTCATCGCCGGCGTGAACGTGGTCGCGGCGGACACCGAGCAGGAGGCCCAGGATCACTTCCTGGCGGCCAAGCGCCGCAGGGTGATCCAGCTGCTGGGGCGCGCGGGGGTCGACGTGCCCGCCCACGCGGCGTCGACGGTCCTGGAGACCCCGGTCGGCAAGCAGGTCCTGGGGCAGGTGGACCAGGAGCTGAACTACGCCGCCGTCGGCACCCCGGCCGAGGTCCGCGACTACCTCGACCGTTTCACCACGGCGACGCAGGCGGACGAGCTGATCACCACGTCACTGCCGGTCGACCGGAAGGCCTGGCTGCGGTCCGCGGAACTGCTGGCGGAGGCCGCCGGGCCGCGCGACTCCTGA
- a CDS encoding N-acetylmuramoyl-L-alanine amidase, translated as MHKRRKGLRLPVVIAAGVLAAGGLAATVQFSASADPQTDSASRQQEFASAAEEFHVPVSVLLGLAYQESAWDTHGGHHSTSGGFGPMHLTDVTPAMMAAGDAGGAGRDDLASMASNPALHTLQTAAKLIGESPDTLRKDSAANIRGGAALLASYQKTVAGSTTADADKWYGAVARYSQSTHRQGAVSFADRVFNTVRKGASHTTQDGQRLHLSASPSVDPTETQVDRLHLKNSANADIECPPAVQCTFVPGSPAGVQVSNRPANGIRIDTIVIHDLESTYDAGVNGLASPTNPAATHYVMRSSDGAVTQMVPTTNIAFHAGNYSTNMHSIGIEHEGYAAQGATWYTEAQYEATATLVKYLAARFDIPLDRQHVIGHDNVPGPADKYVSGMHWDPGNGWDWGHFMGLLGHGYSGVHSTPTVGSVVTIDPGFAGNVQTVRVCPGDDPSDSSSTACADKQQESNFVYLRKAPDAGAPLFGDQSIHGQGDGTNRINDWGSTAQSGQQFVVADVQGEWTAIWFSGAKVWFHNPDGKNAKITYGVKTIRPSGSASVAVYGQSYPDAAEYPAGLSPSTQSALSMYSVPAGQAYVATQAPALTDDYFKSSGTVVFGKKKMYTIQYNHRVGLVYENGVTATPVTRHWENRGN; from the coding sequence TTGCACAAGAGGAGAAAAGGGCTGCGGCTCCCCGTCGTCATCGCGGCGGGCGTCCTGGCCGCAGGCGGTCTGGCAGCCACGGTGCAGTTCAGCGCGTCGGCCGACCCCCAGACCGACTCCGCCTCTCGGCAGCAGGAATTCGCCTCGGCCGCCGAGGAGTTCCACGTACCCGTCAGCGTCCTGCTCGGCCTCGCCTACCAGGAGTCGGCGTGGGACACCCACGGGGGGCACCACAGCACCAGCGGCGGCTTCGGCCCGATGCACCTCACCGATGTCACCCCGGCCATGATGGCCGCGGGAGACGCGGGCGGCGCCGGCCGTGACGACCTCGCGTCCATGGCCTCGAATCCCGCGCTCCACACGCTGCAGACCGCCGCGAAGCTGATCGGCGAGTCGCCGGACACGCTGCGCAAGGACTCGGCCGCGAACATCCGCGGTGGCGCGGCGCTCCTCGCGTCGTACCAGAAGACCGTCGCCGGCAGCACGACCGCCGACGCCGACAAGTGGTACGGCGCCGTGGCCCGCTACAGCCAGTCGACGCATCGCCAGGGCGCGGTGAGCTTCGCCGACCGCGTCTTCAACACCGTCCGCAAGGGCGCCTCCCACACGACGCAGGACGGCCAGCGCCTCCATCTCTCCGCCTCCCCCTCGGTCGACCCCACCGAGACCCAGGTGGACCGCCTGCATCTGAAGAACTCGGCCAACGCGGACATCGAGTGCCCGCCGGCCGTCCAGTGCACGTTCGTGCCGGGGTCCCCGGCAGGCGTACAGGTGTCGAACCGGCCCGCGAACGGCATCCGGATCGACACCATCGTCATCCACGACCTGGAGAGCACCTACGACGCCGGGGTCAACGGCCTGGCCTCGCCGACCAATCCCGCGGCCACCCACTACGTGATGCGGTCGTCCGACGGCGCGGTGACCCAGATGGTGCCCACCACGAACATCGCCTTCCACGCCGGCAACTACTCGACGAACATGCACTCCATCGGCATCGAGCACGAGGGGTACGCCGCCCAGGGCGCCACCTGGTACACGGAGGCCCAGTACGAGGCCACCGCGACCCTCGTGAAGTACCTGGCGGCGCGGTTCGACATACCGCTGGACCGTCAGCACGTCATCGGCCACGACAACGTTCCCGGCCCGGCCGACAAGTACGTGTCCGGCATGCACTGGGACCCGGGCAACGGCTGGGACTGGGGCCACTTCATGGGGCTGCTCGGCCACGGCTACAGCGGAGTGCACAGCACGCCCACCGTGGGCTCGGTCGTCACCATCGACCCCGGCTTCGCCGGGAACGTGCAGACCGTCCGCGTCTGCCCCGGGGACGACCCGAGCGACTCGTCGTCGACGGCCTGCGCCGACAAGCAGCAGGAGTCGAACTTCGTCTACCTGCGCAAGGCTCCGGACGCCGGCGCTCCGCTCTTCGGCGACCAGTCGATCCACGGGCAGGGTGACGGCACCAACCGCATCAACGACTGGGGCAGCACCGCCCAGTCCGGCCAGCAGTTCGTCGTCGCCGACGTCCAGGGCGAGTGGACGGCCATCTGGTTCAGCGGCGCGAAGGTCTGGTTCCACAACCCGGACGGCAAGAACGCCAAGATCACCTACGGCGTGAAGACCATTCGTCCGTCGGGATCCGCTTCGGTGGCCGTCTACGGTCAGAGCTACCCGGACGCCGCGGAGTACCCGGCAGGTCTGAGCCCGTCGACGCAGTCGGCACTCAGCATGTACAGCGTTCCGGCGGGGCAGGCGTACGTCGCCACTCAGGCTCCGGCGCTCACGGACGACTACTTCAAGAGCAGCGGAACGGTCGTCTTCGGCAAGAAGAAGATGTACACGATCCAGTACAACCACCGCGTCGGACTCGTCTACGAGAACGGCGTCACGGCGACCCCGGTGACCAGGCACTGGGAGAACCGCGGGAACTGA